A single Hyperolius riggenbachi isolate aHypRig1 chromosome 12, aHypRig1.pri, whole genome shotgun sequence DNA region contains:
- the LOC137541078 gene encoding trichohyalin-like produces MKQSREYRYEERMKQRREYRYEERMKQSREYRYEERMKQSIEYRYEEIMKQSREYRYEERIKQSREYRYEEIMKQSREYRYEERMKQSREYRYEERMKQSREYRYEERMKQRREYRYEERIKQSREYRYEERIKQSREYRYEERIKQSREYRYEERMKQSREYRYEERMKQSREYRYEERRKQSREYRYEERRKQSREYRYEERRKQSREYRYEERMKQSREYRYEERMKQRREYRYEERMKQSREYRYEERMKQRREYRYEERMKQSREYRYEERIKQSREYRYEERRKQSREYRYKERIKQSREYRYEERIKQSREYRYKERMKQRREYRYEERMKQSREYRYEERMKQRREYRYEERMKQSREYRYEERMKQSREYRYEERRKQSREYRYKERIKQSREYRYEERIKQSREYRYKERMKQRREYRYEERMKQSREYRYEERMKQSREYRYEERRKQSREYRYEERRKQSREYRYEERMKQSTEYRYEERMKQSTEYRYEEIMKQSTEYRYEEIMKQRREYRYEERMKQRREYRYEEIMKQRREYRYEERMKQRREYRYEERMKQSREYRYEERRKQSREYRYEERMKQSREYRYEERMKQRREYRYEERMKQSIEYRYEERMKQSREYRYEERMKQSREYRYEERMKQSREYRYEERMKQSREYRYEERMKQRREYRYEERMKQSREYRYEERMKQRREYRYEERMKQSREYRYEERMKQRREYRYEERRKQSREYRYEERRKQSREYRYEERMKQSTEYRYEERMKQRREYRYEERIKQCREYRYEERMKQSREYRYEERMKQSREYRYEERMKQSREYRYEERIKESREYRYEERMKQSREYRYEERMKQSREYRYEERIKESREYRYEERIKQRREYRYEERMKQSREYRYEERRKQSREYRYEERMKQSREYRYEERMKQSREYRYEERMKQRREYRYEERMKQSREYRYEERMKQSREYRYEERMKQSREYRYEERRKQSREYRYEERMKQSTEYRYEERMKQSREYRYEERMKQRREYRYEERMKQSREYRYEERMKQSREYRYEERMKQSREYRYEERIKESRE; encoded by the coding sequence ATGAAGCAGAGTAGAGAATACAGGTATGAGGAAAGAATGAAGCAGAGAAGAGAATACAGGTATGAGGAAAGAATGAAGCAGAGTAGAGAATACAGGTATGAGGAAAGAATGAAGCAGAGTATAGAATACAGGTATGAGGAAATAATGAAGCAGAGTAGAGAATACAGGTATGAGGAAAGAATAAAGCAGAGTAGAGAATACAGGTATGAGGAAATAATGAAGCAGAGTAGAGAATACAGGTATGAGGAAAGAATGAAGCAGAGTAGAGAATACAGGTATGAGGAAAGAATGAAGCAGAGTAGAGAATACAGGTATGAGGAAAGAATGAAGCAGAGAAGAGAATACAGGTATGAGGAAAGAATAAAGCAGAGTAGAGAATACAGGTATGAGGAAAGAATAAAGCAGAGTAGAGAATACAGGTATGAGGAAAGAATAAAGCAGAGTAGAGAATACAGGTATGAGGAAAGAATGAAGCAGAGTAGAGAATACAGGTATGAGGAAAGAATGAAGCAGAGTAGAGAATACAGGTATGAGGAAAGAAGGAAGCAGAGTAGAGAATACAGGTATGAGGAAAGAAGGAAGCAGAGTAGAGAATACAGGTATGAGGAAAGAAGGAAGCAGAGTAGAGAATACAGGTATGAGGAAAGAATGAAGCAGAGTAGAGAATACAGGTATGAGGAAAGAATGAAGCAGAGAAGAGAATACAGGTATGAGGAAAGAATGAAGCAGAGTAGAGAATACAGGTATGAGGAAAGAATGAAGCAGAGAAGAGAATACAGGTATGAGGAAAGAATGAAGCAGAGTAGAGAATACAGGTATGAGGAAAGAATAAAGCAGAGTAGAGAATACAGGTATGAGGAAAGAAGGAAGCAGAGTAGAGAATACAGGTATAAGGAAAGAATAAAGCAGAGTAGAGAATACAGGTATGAGGAAAGAATAAAGCAGAGTAGAGAATACAGGTATAAGGAAAGAATGAAGCAGAGAAGAGAATACAGGTATGAGGAAAGAATGAAGCAGAGTAGAGAATACAGGTATGAGGAAAGAATGAAGCAGAGAAGAGAATACAGGTATGAGGAAAGAATGAAGCAGAGTAGAGAATACAGGTATGAGGAAAGAATGAAGCAGAGTAGAGAATACAGGTATGAGGAAAGAAGGAAGCAGAGTAGAGAATACAGGTATAAGGAAAGAATAAAGCAGAGTAGAGAATACAGGTATGAGGAAAGAATAAAGCAGAGTAGAGAATACAGGTATAAGGAAAGAATGAAGCAGAGAAGAGAATACAGGTATGAGGAAAGAATGAAGCAGAGTAGAGAATACAGGTATGAGGAAAGAATGAAGCAGAGTAGAGAATACAGGTATGAGGAAAGAAGGAAGCAGAGTAGAGAATACAGGTATGAGGAAAGAAGGAAGCAGAGTAGAGAATACAGGTATGAGGAAAGAATGAAGCAGAGTACAGAATACAGGTATGAGGAAAGAATGAAGCAGAGTACAGAATACAGGTATGAGGAAATAATGAAGCAGAGTACAGAATACAGGTATGAGGAAATAATGAAGCAGAGAAGAGAATACAGGTATGAGGAAAGAATGAAGCAGAGAAGAGAATACAGGTATGAGGAAATAATGAAGCAGAGAAGAGAATACAGGTATGAGGAAAGAATGAAGCAGAGAAGAGAATACAGGTATGAGGAAAGAATGAAGCAGAGTAGAGAATACAGGTATGAGGAAAGAAGGAAGCAGAGTAGAGAATACAGGTATGAGGAAAGAATGAAGCAGAGTAGAGAATACAGGTATGAGGAAAGAATGAAGCAGAGAAGAGAATACAGGTATGAGGAAAGAATGAAGCAGAGTATAGAATACAGGTATGAGGAAAGAATGAAGCAGAGTAGAGAATACAGGTATGAGGAAAGAATGAAGCAGAGTAGAGAATACAGGTATGAGGAAAGAATGAAGCAGAGTAGAGAATACAGGTATGAGGAAAGAATGAAGCAGAGTAGAGAATACAGGTATGAGGAAAGAATGAAGCAGAGAAGAGAATACAGGTATGAGGAAAGAATGAAGCAGAGTAGAGAATACAGGTATGAGGAAAGAATGAAGCAGAGAAGAGAATACAGGTATGAGGAAAGAATGAAGCAGAGTAGAGAATACAGGTATGAGGAAAGAATGAAGCAGAGAAGAGAATACAGGTATGAGGAAAGAAGGAAGCAGAGTAGAGAATACAGGTATGAGGAAAGAAGGAAGCAGAGTAGAGAATACAGGTATGAGGAAAGAATGAAGCAGAGTACAGAATACAGGTATGAGGAAAGAATGAAGCAGAGAAGAGAATACAGGTATGAGGAAAGAATAAAGCAGTGTAGAGAATACAGGTATGAGGAAAGAATGAAGCAGAGTAGAGAATACAGGTATGAGGAAAGAATGAAGCAGAGTAGAGAATACAGGTATGAGGAAAGAATGAAGCAGAGTAGAGAATACAGGTATGAGGAAAGAATAAAGGAAAGTAGAGAATACAGGTATGAGGAAAGAATGAAGCAGAGTAGAGAATACAGGTATGAGGAAAGAATGAAGCAGAGTAGAGAATACAGGTATGAGGAAAGAATAAAGGAAAGTAGAGAATACAGGTATGAGGAAAGAATAAAGCAGAGAAGAGAATACAGGTATGAGGAAAGAATGAAGCAGAGTAGAGAATACAGGTATGAGGAAAGAAGGAAGCAGAGTAGAGAATACAGGTATGAGGAAAGAATGAAGCAGAGTAGAGAATACAGGTATGAGGAAAGAATGAAGCAGAGTAGAGAATACAGGTATGAGGAAAGAATGAAGCAGAGAAGAGAATACAGGTATGAGGAAAGAATGAAGCAGAGTAGAGAATACAGGTATGAGGAAAGAATGAAGCAGAGTAGAGAATACAGGTATGAGGAAAGAATGAAGCAGAGTAGAGAATACAGGTATGAGGAAAGAAGGAAGCAGAGTAGAGAATACAGGTATGAGGAAAGAATGAAGCAGAGTACAGAATACAGGTATGAGGAAAGAATGAAGCAGAGTAGAGAATACAGGTATGAGGAAAGAATGAAGCAGAGAAGAGAATACAGGTATGAGGAAAGAATGAAGCAGAGTAGAGAATACAGGTATGAGGAAAGAATGAAGCAGAGTAGAGAATACAGGTATGAGGAAAGAATGAAGCAGAGTAGAGAATACAGGTATGAGGAAAGAATAAAGGAAAGTAGAGAATGA